From a single Rosa rugosa chromosome 7, drRosRugo1.1, whole genome shotgun sequence genomic region:
- the LOC133723212 gene encoding uncharacterized protein LOC133723212: MQLYVYLAAANGKSANFEMKSGLLQRLPIFHGFNIEDPNKHLKEFLFVCSSMSHQKVDEDIFKLKAFPFSLEDRAKDWLYELPERHITSWNGLMKAFLEKYFPTSRVIMLRKKITGITQHVHETYPAYYERFKTLLSQCPQHLDRQMLDAASGGAFVDKTPSEGMKLIANRALNAQQYEGIGNSTQRVSEIAMLLEAMFNKASFQGFFQKPHVSQNFVSSNFDSISNPNYDKMFEALASSTQALVESQQSHGKDILELKEQMGRVLDFIGMISDPKPQSAKAVTTRSGRTLVDPPKKVIANPSPPIPFPNRFAKSKKEEEEKAIFEIFKKVQVNIPLIECLTQIPKYAKYLKELCTTRRRTREKEVVKMSESVSAVIQRKLPPKLKDLGSFSIPCTIGNTNFENVMLDLGASINVMPYSIYESLDLGELKTDNVIIQLVDRSNAYPKGYVEDVLVQVNSLIFPADFYVLEMGESPKNSTPFFLGRPFMRTARTKIDVFNGSLTMEFDGEVISFNVFEAMRYPLSKDYSVNTTDLLDSFAQKIFKVMNEDTLLTTMEKKLGYSSNGKEIPLREFMDDKVFESAAYLESTPHIVGKVPIPLSIQLSTNKPVPSVIQAPTLELKPLPDHLKYAFLGDNDTLLVIVSSKLTVEQEGKLVDVLRKHKTAIGWTLADIKGISPTRCVHIILLEEGAKHTVEAQRCLNPPMLEVVKKEVIKLLDCGVIYPISDSSWVSPVQVVPKKSGITVVKNEENELVPQSIVTGHRVCIDYRKLNATTRKDHFPMPFIDQMLERLAGHCFYCFLDGYSGYNQIWIAQEDQEKTTFTCPFGTFAYRRMPFGLCNTPVGAVLGQRNDKRPHAIYYASRTLNDAQLNYSTTEKEFSAVVFALEKFRSYLLGTKVTIFSDHAALKYLLSKKEAKPRLIRWILLLQEFDVEIKDKKGSENVVADHLNCIIHDQDALPLVETFPDEQLFGIQVSSPWYADIVNFLVTNKIPRHLSSHLHAKLRKTARQYVWDDPYLWKICNDGIIRRCVDESEFKDILSFCHAKNCGGHFGSKKTALKVLESGFFWPSLFKDAHAFCMTCDRCQRTGNLGSRNQMPLTNILIVEIFYVWGIDFMGPFPSSYGFLYILLAVDYVSKWVEAKATRTNDSQVVSEFIKTNIFARFGMPRAIISDGGTYFCNKTIATLFKKYNVTHRVSTPYHPQTSGQAEVSNRQIKKILEKTVSTNRKDWSKRLEMLCGLIGRLSKRQ; encoded by the exons ATGCAATTGTACGTGTACCTTGCTGCTGCAAATGGGAAGTCTGCCAACTTTGAAATGAAATCTGGATTGCTTCAAAGACTTCCCATTTTCCATGGCTTTAACATTGAAGACCCTAATAAGCACTTGAAGGAGTTTCTATTTGTTTGCTCAAGTATGTCGCATCAAAAGGTGGATGAAGACATCTTCAAGTTAaaggcatttccattttctCTGGAGGACCGTGCTAAGGATTGGTTGTATGAGCTGCCTGAAAGACATATTACATCTTGGAATGGATTAATGAAAGCATTTTTGGAGAAGTATTTTCCCACTTCACGTGTGATCATGCTTAGAAAGAAAATCACAGGAATTACTCAACATGTGCATGAGACTTATCCAGCttactatgagaggttcaagaCCTTGTTATCACAATGCCCACAACATTTGGATAGACAAATGTTGGATGCTGCAAGTGGTGGGGCTTTTGTAGACAAGACGCCATCAGAGGGAATGAAGTTAATTGCCAATCGTGCTTTAAATGCTCAACAATATGAAGGCATTGGTAATTCAACGCAGAGGGTAAGTGAG ATTGCAATGCTATTGGAGGCTATGTTCAACAAGGCTTCTTTCCAAGGCTTCTTTCAGAAGCCTCATGTTTCTCAGAATTTTGTTTCTTCTAATTTTGACTCAATTTCTAACCCTAACTATGATAAGATGTTTGAAGCTTTAGCAAGTTCTACTCAAGCACTTGTGGAGAGTCAACAGAGTCATGGTAAGGATATCTTGGAATTGAAGGAACAAATGGGTCGAGTTTTGGACTTTATAGGTATGATTTCGGACCCAAAGCCCCAATCTGCTAAGGCGGTCACAACAAGAAGTGGACGTACACTCGTGGATCCACCAAAGAAAG TTATTGCTAATCCATCTCCCCCTATTCCATTTCCAAACAGATTTGCAAAAtcaaagaaggaggaggaggaaaaagCAATTTTCGAGATTTTCAAGAAGGTACAAGTCAACATACCTTTGATTGAGTGCCTTACTCAAatccctaagtatgccaagtaCTTGAAGGAGCTCTGCACCACTAGGAGACGTACACGTGAAAAAGAGGTAGTGAAAATGTCTGAAAGCGTCTCAGCTGTGATTCAGAGAAAACTTCCACCAAAGCTTAAAGATCTAGGAAGTTTTTCTATCCCTTGCACTATTGGTAACACTAATTTCGAGAATGTGATGCTAGATCTAGGAGCTTCAataaatgttatgccttataGTATTTATGAATCTCTAGACCTAGGTGAGCTTAAAACTGATAATGTGATTATTCAATTAGTTGACAGATCTAATGCTTATCCGAAagggtatgttgaggatgttcttgtgcaggtGAATAGCTTAATCTTTCCTGCAGATTTTTATGTCTTGGAAATGGGGGAGTCTCCTAAGAACTCAACGCCATTTTTTCTTGGAAGACCATTCATGAGGACGGCTAGGACCAAGATTGATGTGTTCAATGGCTCCTTAActatggagtttgatggtgaagtTATTAGCTTCAACGTTTTTGAAGCTATGAGGTACCCTCTTTCTAAAGATTACTCTGTTAATACTACTGACCTTCTGGACTCTTTTGCTCAGAAAATTTTCAAAGTAATGAATGAGGATACTTTGCTCACTACTATGGAGAAAAAACTTGGTTATTCTAGCAATGGCAAGGAAATTCCACTAAGGGAATTCATGGATGACAAAGTCTTTGAGAGTGCGGCATATCTTGAGTCAACGCCACATATTGTAGGTAAAGTTCCTATACCTTTGTCAATTCAGTTATCTACTAATAAACCTGTCCCTTCAGTGATTCAAGCACCCACACTTGAACTCAAACCGCTTCCGGATCACTTGAAATATGCCTTTTTGGGAGATAACGACACCTTGCTAGTAATTGTATCTTCAAAGCTCACGGTTGAGCAAGAAGGTAAGTTGGTGGATGTATTGAGGAAGCACAAGACTGCTATTGGATGGACTTTGGCAGATatcaagggaattagccctacaCGTTGTGTCCACATAATACTTCTTGAGGAGGGGGCAAAACACACAGTAGAGGCCCAAAGGTGCCTCAACCCTCCAATGTTGGAAGTAGTCAAGAAGGAGGTGataaagctcttggattgtggagtcatctaccccatttcagatAGTAGTTGGGTTTCACCTGTGCAAGTAGTGCCAAAGAAGAGTGGAATCACGGTTGTAAAGAATGAGGAGAATGAGCTTGTGCCACAAAGCATTGTGACTGGACACAGAGTTTGCATAGACTACAGAAAGCTCAACGCCACCACAAGGAAAGACCACTTCCCAATGCCCTTCATTGATCAAATGCTTGAGAGGTTAGCTGGTCattgtttttattgttttcttgatGGATATTCTGGATATAACCAAATTTGGATAGCTCAAGAGGATCAAGAGAAGACTACCTTCACTTGCCCTTTTGGCACTTTTGCATATCGTAGAATGCCATTTGGACTTTGCAACACCCCAG ttggagctgtcCTTGGTCAACGCAACGACAAGAGACCTCACGCCATATACTATGCTTCCAGGACTTTAAATGATGCTCAATTAAATTATTCCACTACAGAAAAAGAGTTTTCAGCTGTTGTTTTTGCTTTAGAGAAATTTAGATCTTATTTACTTGGTACTAAAGTGACTATTTtctctgatcatgcagctttaaAGTACTTACTTTCGAAAAAGGAAGCAAAACCAAGACTCATACGTTGGATCCTTCTTCTACAAGAGTTTGATgtggaaatcaaggacaagaagggaagcgagaATGTGGTAGCAGATCACTTGAACTGTATCATACATGATCAAGACGCCCTACCTTTGGTTGAAACGTTTCCGGATGAACAACTCTTCGGAATCCAGGTAAGTAGCCCATGGTATGCGGATATTGTTAATTTCTTAGTTACAAATAAAATCCCTAGACATTTGTCAAGTCATTTGCATGCTAAACTTAGAAAAACTGCTAGGCAATATGTGTGGGATGATCCTTACTTGTGGAAAATTTGTAATGATGGCATAATTAGACGTTGTGTTGATGAATCTGAATTTAAAGATATATTGTCTTTTTGCCATGCTAAAAAttgtgggggtcactttggaTCTAAGAAAACTGCATTAAAGGTGTTAGAATCCGGTTTCTTTTGGCCTTCATTGTTTAAAGATGCACATGCTTTCTGTATGACTTGTGATAGGTGTCAAAGAACTGGAAACTTAGGATCTAGAAATCAAATGCCCTTAACTAATATCTTGATTGTCGAAATTTTTTATGTATGGGGAATTGATTTCATGGGACCCTTTCCTTCATCTTACGGTTTTCTATATATCTTGCTTGCTGTTGATTATGTGTcgaaatgggtggaagcaaaagccaccaggactaatgATTCTCAAGTTGTTTCAGAGTTTATAAAGACTAACATCTTTGCAAGGTTTGGAATGCCAAGAGCAATTATTAGTGATGGAGGGACATATTTTTGCAACAAGACCATAGCTACTTTGTTCAAGAAGTACAACGTCACACATAGGGTTTCTACGCCCTATCATCCTCAAACAAGTGGACAAGCAGAAGTTTCTAACCGTCAGATCAAGAAGATTTTGGAAAAGACCGTGAGCACTAATAGGAAGGATTGGAGTAAACGCCTTGAGATGCTTTGTGGGCTTATAGGACGGCTTTCAAAACGCCAATAG